From a region of the Daphnia pulicaria isolate SC F1-1A chromosome 1, SC_F0-13Bv2, whole genome shotgun sequence genome:
- the LOC124320693 gene encoding protein FAM50 homolog, with translation MAQYKGAASEGSRAMQMMKKREQAQEEVEFRKKKIEEELKLSGMKDKFASHYDAVEQQLKTSTIGLVTLDEMKAKQEVIVQEREKQLAKKLKEKEREIERELEAKQAEKKKQKQQIQALSFKLDEDEEEYSDQEEISIQPQPSVKTVVIKSEPIDETEENEPVKKKAKGNKNPDVDTSFLPDRDREEEENKLREELRQEWVTKQEALKQEPIEITYSYWDGSGHRKTTRMKKGNTIYQFLQRCLDSLRKDFHELKTISADQLMYVKEDLIIPHHYSFYDFIVTKARGKSGPLFSFDVHDDIRIVSDASVEKDESHAGKVLLRSWYERNKHIFPASRWEPYDPTKTYEKYSIKDKNKKAP, from the exons ATGGCACAGTATAAAGGTGCAGCAAGTGAAGGCAGTAGGGCGATGCAAATGATGAAGAAACGAGAGCAAGCTCAAGAGGAGGTAGagtttcgaaaaaagaaaatagaagaagaactcAAATTATCTGGAATGAAAGACAAATTTGCCTCTCATTACGATGCAGTAGAACAGCAGTTAAAG ACCTCAACGATTGGTTTAGTTACACTAGACGAAATGAAAGCAAAGCAAGAGGTGATAGTTcaagaaagggaaaaacaattAGCTAAAAAactaaaggaaaaagaaagggagATAGAAAGAGAGTTAGAAGCTAAACaagcagagaagaagaaacaaaagcaaCAAATTCAAGCATTGTCTTTTAAAttagatgaagatgaagaagaatataGTGATCAAGAAGAAATT tCAATTCAACCTCAACCATCAGTTAAGACAGTTGTCATTAAAAGTGAACCAATAGATGAAACTGAAGAGAATGAACCTGTGAAGAAGAAAGCAAAAGGTAACAAAAATCCTGATGTGGATACAAGCTTCTTACCGGACAgagaccgagaagaagaagaaaataaacttcgCGAAGAGCTACGTCAA GAGTGGGTTACTAAGCAAGAAGCTTTAAAGCAAGAACCCATTGAAATCACTTACAG CTATTGGGATGGATCAGGACACAGGAAAACGACACGCatgaaaaaag gAAACACCATTTACCAGTTTTTGCAGCGCTGTTTAGATTCGCTTAGAAAAGATTTCCATGAGTTAAAAACCATTTCTGCTGACCAACTGATGTATGTGAAAGAAGATCTCATTATACCTCATCACTATTCATTTTATGATTTCATAGTTACAAAG GCAAGAGGGAAAAGTGGCCCATTATTCAGTTTCGATGTCCATGATGATATTCGAATTGTGAGTGATGCGAGTGTTGAGAAAGACGAGTCTCACGCTGGCAAAGTACTGTTGAGAAGTTGGTATGAAAGAAATAAGCACATCTTCCCTGCATCCAG ATGGGAACCCTACGACCCTACGAAGACTTATGAAAAGTACAGcattaaagataaaaataaaaaggctcCTTGA
- the LOC124329061 gene encoding small integral membrane protein 14-like has translation MSDPGGFDPCECMWNHELAMRRLISLLRSSQSYCTDNECISDLPGLQGQAQNDTMPFLVFCWIVLAMALFFLRPSSATRQSDVKPSDNQGPGPQPPNPPPAVN, from the exons ATGTCCGACCCTGGTGGATTCGATCCGTGTGAATGCATGTGGAATCATGAACTGGCGATGCGACGTCTGATTTCATTG CTCAGGTCATCACAGTCATACTGCACAGATAATGAATGCATTTCGGATCTTCCTGGATTACAAGGACAGGCTCAGAATGACACAATGCCCTTTTTAGTGTTTTGTTGGATTGTTCTGGCTATGGCATTGTTTTTTCTACGACCAAGCTCAGCCACACGTCAAAGTGACGTAAAACCAAGTGATAATCAG GGACCTGGACCACAGCCTCCTAATCCACCTCCAGCTGTGAATTAG
- the LOC124320683 gene encoding serine/arginine repetitive matrix protein 2-like isoform X1, whose translation MYNGIGLTTARGSGTNGYVSRNLAFVHTTKDKVKYKTEEEIQKLDSISHKKPNLEILDHERKRKLELKCLEFREDLEEKGIEEEIIEAKLLEYRASLVQKDAEEGKGTTTYETDEYGRIVVKETHQIAAAQEEKNRSLRQAFGISDYFVEGSSLDPNRKIRETAAKQAAEQKTYTIVRTPSPEPQEETLVVPPPEDSDVPSKPKKNKKAKSKKSKKSKKKEDRESENEKEVRDQPKEKSKSLKSVENSETRKSDSKSNGRSSSRAESPKARRRHDTPSPPRWRENEESRNRKRRASVEKEKDVHKSRRDEVDRKKPREDSEKTVEKRDRSEKRDRSSSRRDDRHQHSSNRQDRNSRDSRYDRDRRDDYYRSRNREDNSRSDGSWSGPKDTKGKQDETETREVKGHSQPKHSISSDHGRSDPERLSDVETNKRLGEPMPIAQKDAVVDLVASEPPVKHVEPSQKKEMSTSQTTEKMKADLAKLGSFIDQIGRSKKKKSRHDSVRSSSSSSSSSSSSSSDSESSSSDSDSSSSSSSSSSSYSSSSSSSAPSKASPPRTKSKRSPSIPRRSGSPSWKDRRRITSARKKPVPYQRCAPAWSSSSSTESINSSWRSNSSSSSVQCRRSSSRSISRSRSSSRSSSRSYSVRQTQQRYRYRSRSYSSSDNSSLFSISSRSSMFVRSPSVLSCYSVNSTSSHHSSTVCRPRFVQT comes from the exons ATGTACAACGGCATTGGTCTCACAACAGCTCGTGGTTCTGGAACTAATGGATATGTTAGTAGGAATCTGGCATTTGTGCATACAACTAAAGACAAAGTCAAATACAAAACTGAAGAAGAGATACAAAAGTTGGATTCCATCTCACATAAAAAGccaaatttggaaattttggATCATGAAAGGAAACGGAAACTGGAGCTGAAATGTCTTGAGTTTAGAGAAGATTTAGAAGAGAAGGG GATAGAAGAGGAGATCATTGAAGCAAAACTGCTCGAGTACCGTGCTTCCCTGGTCCAGAAGGATGCCGAAGAAGGCAAAGGCACCACAACATACGAAACCGATGAATACGGCCGCATTGT TGTCAAAGAAACTCATCAGATAGCTGCTGCCCAGGAAGAGAAGAACCGAAGTCTCCGTCAAGCCTTTGGAATTAGCGACTATTTTGTGGAAGGCAGCAGTTTGGATCCTAATCGCAAGATTCGCGAAACAGCGGCTAAACAAGCAGCTGAACAGAAGACTTACACCATTGTTCGCACCCCGAGTCCAGAACCGCAGGAAGAAACGTTGGTAGTTCCACCTCCCGAGGATTCTGATGTTCCATCtaaacccaaaaagaataaaaaagcaaaGAGCAAGAAGAGTAAGAAAtctaagaaaaaggaagatagAGAATcagaaaatgagaaagaagTACGAGATCAACCTAAGGAAAAATCCAAATCATTGAAGTCTGTTGAAAATTCAGAAACCAGAAAATCAGATTCGAAAAGTAATGGGCGTTCTTCAAGTCGTGCCGAATCTCCTAAAGCACGTCGTCGTCATGATACCCCAAGCCCTCCTCGCTGGCGCGAAAACGAAGAGTCGCGAAATCGCAAGAGACGCGCAAGtgtagaaaaggaaaaagatgttCACAAAAGTCGGCGGGACGaggtcgatcggaaaaaaccAAGGGAGGACTCTGAGAAAACTGTCGAAAAAAGAGATCGTTCTGAAAAAAGGGATCgttccagcagcagacgaGATGATCGCCATCAGCATTCTTCCAACAGACAAGACAGAAATAGCCGTGACTCACGTTACGATCGGGATCGTCGCGACGATTACTATCGCTCTAGAAATCGTGAAGACAACAGTCGTTCGGACGGCTCTTGGAGTGGACCAAAGGACACAAAGGGCAAACAAGACGAAACAGAAACTCGTGAAGTTAAAGGACACTCACAGCCAAAGCATTCGATCTCAAGCGATCACGGACGTTCTGATCCTGAAAGGTTGTCGGAcgttgaaacaaataaaagactGGGAGAGCCGATGCCAATAGCTCAGAAGGATGCCGTAGTAGATTTGGTAGCATCGGAACCACCAGTGAAACATGTGGAACCAtcacaaaagaaagagatgTCCACTAGTCAAACAacggagaaaatgaaagctgatTTAGCCAAACTAGGATCTTTCATTGACCAAATTGGCCgatccaagaagaagaaatccagacACGACTCAGTTcgatcgtcgtcgtcttcgagTTCGTCCTCAAGCTCGTCTTCATCCGACTCCGAATCTTCGTCATCCGACTCGGAttcatcctcttcttcgtcttcatccTCGTCCTcttactcttcttcttcatcatcatcagcaccTTCAAAGGCTTCGCCGCCACGTACCAAAAGCAAACGTTCACCATCTATTCCACGACGGAGTGGCTCGCCAAGCTGGAAGGACCGTAGGCGTATCACCAG TGCCAGGAAAAAACCAGTTCCATACCAACgg tgCGCACCCGCATGGAGTTCATCCAGCTCAACAGAAAGCATCAACTCTTCGTGGAGAAGCAATTCTAGTTCATCCAGTGTGCAATGCAGGCGTTCTTCAAGTCGCTCGATTAGTCGCTCGCGTTCTAGTTCTCGTTCTAGCTCTCGCTCTTATTCAGTCAGACAAACCCAGCAACGTTATCGATATCGATCACGTTCTTATTCTTCAAGCGACAATTCTTCCTTGTTTAGTATCTCATCTCGTTCTAGTATGTTTGTCCGATCCCCCAGTGTCCTGAGCTGTTATTCCGTAAACAGTACGTCTAGTCACCATTCCAGCACAGTTTGTCGCCCTCGTTTCGTTCAAACTTAG
- the LOC124320683 gene encoding serine/arginine repetitive matrix protein 2-like isoform X2: MSYSSSEFFRRVCQEALRVVLHQHQWVGQLSESFMGQREGGGLDHCKGLMKCPCLMTYGLLFPDAPVKKRKRKRRKKRKHLSNGNKISIIHSVSVKETHQIAAAQEEKNRSLRQAFGISDYFVEGSSLDPNRKIRETAAKQAAEQKTYTIVRTPSPEPQEETLVVPPPEDSDVPSKPKKNKKAKSKKSKKSKKKEDRESENEKEVRDQPKEKSKSLKSVENSETRKSDSKSNGRSSSRAESPKARRRHDTPSPPRWRENEESRNRKRRASVEKEKDVHKSRRDEVDRKKPREDSEKTVEKRDRSEKRDRSSSRRDDRHQHSSNRQDRNSRDSRYDRDRRDDYYRSRNREDNSRSDGSWSGPKDTKGKQDETETREVKGHSQPKHSISSDHGRSDPERLSDVETNKRLGEPMPIAQKDAVVDLVASEPPVKHVEPSQKKEMSTSQTTEKMKADLAKLGSFIDQIGRSKKKKSRHDSVRSSSSSSSSSSSSSSDSESSSSDSDSSSSSSSSSSSYSSSSSSSAPSKASPPRTKSKRSPSIPRRSGSPSWKDRRRITSARKKPVPYQRCAPAWSSSSSTESINSSWRSNSSSSSVQCRRSSSRSISRSRSSSRSSSRSYSVRQTQQRYRYRSRSYSSSDNSSLFSISSRSSMFVRSPSVLSCYSVNSTSSHHSSTVCRPRFVQT; the protein is encoded by the exons ATgtcatattcttcatcagagtTTTTTCGTCGTGTTTGTCAAGAGGCGTTGCGTGTTGTGTTACATCAACATCAGTGGGTTGGTCAGTTAAGTGAATCTTTTATGGGCCAACGGGAAGGTGGGGGTCTGGATCATTGTAAAGGTTTAATGAAATGTCCCTGTCTCATGACGTATGGACTTCTCTTTCCCGACGCTCCCGTAAAAAAGCGAAAACGCAAACGGCGTAAAAAACGTAAACACTTAAGTAACGGCAACAAAATTTCCATCATTCATTCAGTTAG TGTCAAAGAAACTCATCAGATAGCTGCTGCCCAGGAAGAGAAGAACCGAAGTCTCCGTCAAGCCTTTGGAATTAGCGACTATTTTGTGGAAGGCAGCAGTTTGGATCCTAATCGCAAGATTCGCGAAACAGCGGCTAAACAAGCAGCTGAACAGAAGACTTACACCATTGTTCGCACCCCGAGTCCAGAACCGCAGGAAGAAACGTTGGTAGTTCCACCTCCCGAGGATTCTGATGTTCCATCtaaacccaaaaagaataaaaaagcaaaGAGCAAGAAGAGTAAGAAAtctaagaaaaaggaagatagAGAATcagaaaatgagaaagaagTACGAGATCAACCTAAGGAAAAATCCAAATCATTGAAGTCTGTTGAAAATTCAGAAACCAGAAAATCAGATTCGAAAAGTAATGGGCGTTCTTCAAGTCGTGCCGAATCTCCTAAAGCACGTCGTCGTCATGATACCCCAAGCCCTCCTCGCTGGCGCGAAAACGAAGAGTCGCGAAATCGCAAGAGACGCGCAAGtgtagaaaaggaaaaagatgttCACAAAAGTCGGCGGGACGaggtcgatcggaaaaaaccAAGGGAGGACTCTGAGAAAACTGTCGAAAAAAGAGATCGTTCTGAAAAAAGGGATCgttccagcagcagacgaGATGATCGCCATCAGCATTCTTCCAACAGACAAGACAGAAATAGCCGTGACTCACGTTACGATCGGGATCGTCGCGACGATTACTATCGCTCTAGAAATCGTGAAGACAACAGTCGTTCGGACGGCTCTTGGAGTGGACCAAAGGACACAAAGGGCAAACAAGACGAAACAGAAACTCGTGAAGTTAAAGGACACTCACAGCCAAAGCATTCGATCTCAAGCGATCACGGACGTTCTGATCCTGAAAGGTTGTCGGAcgttgaaacaaataaaagactGGGAGAGCCGATGCCAATAGCTCAGAAGGATGCCGTAGTAGATTTGGTAGCATCGGAACCACCAGTGAAACATGTGGAACCAtcacaaaagaaagagatgTCCACTAGTCAAACAacggagaaaatgaaagctgatTTAGCCAAACTAGGATCTTTCATTGACCAAATTGGCCgatccaagaagaagaaatccagacACGACTCAGTTcgatcgtcgtcgtcttcgagTTCGTCCTCAAGCTCGTCTTCATCCGACTCCGAATCTTCGTCATCCGACTCGGAttcatcctcttcttcgtcttcatccTCGTCCTcttactcttcttcttcatcatcatcagcaccTTCAAAGGCTTCGCCGCCACGTACCAAAAGCAAACGTTCACCATCTATTCCACGACGGAGTGGCTCGCCAAGCTGGAAGGACCGTAGGCGTATCACCAG TGCCAGGAAAAAACCAGTTCCATACCAACgg tgCGCACCCGCATGGAGTTCATCCAGCTCAACAGAAAGCATCAACTCTTCGTGGAGAAGCAATTCTAGTTCATCCAGTGTGCAATGCAGGCGTTCTTCAAGTCGCTCGATTAGTCGCTCGCGTTCTAGTTCTCGTTCTAGCTCTCGCTCTTATTCAGTCAGACAAACCCAGCAACGTTATCGATATCGATCACGTTCTTATTCTTCAAGCGACAATTCTTCCTTGTTTAGTATCTCATCTCGTTCTAGTATGTTTGTCCGATCCCCCAGTGTCCTGAGCTGTTATTCCGTAAACAGTACGTCTAGTCACCATTCCAGCACAGTTTGTCGCCCTCGTTTCGTTCAAACTTAG
- the LOC124320683 gene encoding serine/arginine repetitive matrix protein 2-like isoform X3 produces MYNGIGLTTARGSGTNGYVSRNLAFVHTTKDKVKYKTEEEIQKLDSISHKKPNLEILDHERKRKLELKCLEFREDLEEKGIEEEIIEAKLLEYRASLVQKDAEEGKGTTTYETDEYGRIVVKETHQIAAAQEEKNRSLRQAFGISDYFVEGSSLDPNRKIRETAAKQAAEQKTYTIVRTPSPEPQEETLVVPPPEDSDVPSKPKKNKKAKSKKSKKSKKKEDRESENEKEVRDQPKEKSKSLKSVENSETRKSDSKSNGRSSSRAESPKARRRHDTPSPPRWRENEESRNRKRRASVEKEKDVHKSRRDEVDRKKPREDSEKTVEKRDRSEKRDRSSSRRDDRHQHSSNRQDRNSRDSRYDRDRRDDYYRSRNREDNSRSDGSWSGPKDTKGKQDETETREVKGHSQPKHSISSDHGRSDPERLSDVETNKRLGEPMPIAQKDAVVDLVASEPPVKHVEPSQKKEMSTSQTTEKMKADLAKLGSFIDQIGRSKKKKSRHDSVRSSSSSSSSSSSSSSDSESSSSDSDSSSSSSSSSSSYSSSSSSSAPSKASPPRTKSKRSPSIPRRSGSPSWKDRRRITSDF; encoded by the exons ATGTACAACGGCATTGGTCTCACAACAGCTCGTGGTTCTGGAACTAATGGATATGTTAGTAGGAATCTGGCATTTGTGCATACAACTAAAGACAAAGTCAAATACAAAACTGAAGAAGAGATACAAAAGTTGGATTCCATCTCACATAAAAAGccaaatttggaaattttggATCATGAAAGGAAACGGAAACTGGAGCTGAAATGTCTTGAGTTTAGAGAAGATTTAGAAGAGAAGGG GATAGAAGAGGAGATCATTGAAGCAAAACTGCTCGAGTACCGTGCTTCCCTGGTCCAGAAGGATGCCGAAGAAGGCAAAGGCACCACAACATACGAAACCGATGAATACGGCCGCATTGT TGTCAAAGAAACTCATCAGATAGCTGCTGCCCAGGAAGAGAAGAACCGAAGTCTCCGTCAAGCCTTTGGAATTAGCGACTATTTTGTGGAAGGCAGCAGTTTGGATCCTAATCGCAAGATTCGCGAAACAGCGGCTAAACAAGCAGCTGAACAGAAGACTTACACCATTGTTCGCACCCCGAGTCCAGAACCGCAGGAAGAAACGTTGGTAGTTCCACCTCCCGAGGATTCTGATGTTCCATCtaaacccaaaaagaataaaaaagcaaaGAGCAAGAAGAGTAAGAAAtctaagaaaaaggaagatagAGAATcagaaaatgagaaagaagTACGAGATCAACCTAAGGAAAAATCCAAATCATTGAAGTCTGTTGAAAATTCAGAAACCAGAAAATCAGATTCGAAAAGTAATGGGCGTTCTTCAAGTCGTGCCGAATCTCCTAAAGCACGTCGTCGTCATGATACCCCAAGCCCTCCTCGCTGGCGCGAAAACGAAGAGTCGCGAAATCGCAAGAGACGCGCAAGtgtagaaaaggaaaaagatgttCACAAAAGTCGGCGGGACGaggtcgatcggaaaaaaccAAGGGAGGACTCTGAGAAAACTGTCGAAAAAAGAGATCGTTCTGAAAAAAGGGATCgttccagcagcagacgaGATGATCGCCATCAGCATTCTTCCAACAGACAAGACAGAAATAGCCGTGACTCACGTTACGATCGGGATCGTCGCGACGATTACTATCGCTCTAGAAATCGTGAAGACAACAGTCGTTCGGACGGCTCTTGGAGTGGACCAAAGGACACAAAGGGCAAACAAGACGAAACAGAAACTCGTGAAGTTAAAGGACACTCACAGCCAAAGCATTCGATCTCAAGCGATCACGGACGTTCTGATCCTGAAAGGTTGTCGGAcgttgaaacaaataaaagactGGGAGAGCCGATGCCAATAGCTCAGAAGGATGCCGTAGTAGATTTGGTAGCATCGGAACCACCAGTGAAACATGTGGAACCAtcacaaaagaaagagatgTCCACTAGTCAAACAacggagaaaatgaaagctgatTTAGCCAAACTAGGATCTTTCATTGACCAAATTGGCCgatccaagaagaagaaatccagacACGACTCAGTTcgatcgtcgtcgtcttcgagTTCGTCCTCAAGCTCGTCTTCATCCGACTCCGAATCTTCGTCATCCGACTCGGAttcatcctcttcttcgtcttcatccTCGTCCTcttactcttcttcttcatcatcatcagcaccTTCAAAGGCTTCGCCGCCACGTACCAAAAGCAAACGTTCACCATCTATTCCACGACGGAGTGGCTCGCCAAGCTGGAAGGACCGTAGGCGTATCACCAG CGACTTTTAA
- the LOC124320684 gene encoding RWD domain-containing protein 4-like, with the protein MNSENQEEELEVLRSIYEGDGNFRELSPKSFQYKYGTEGDPHSFVFEISWPESYPETLPVINMDAFYNKHMKTRVKEDIRSKVLKEADVNIGSAMTYTLIEWVKENLEELMVDQPSTMDASLNLAILDIEEKVEHLCKDNKERRSGLTKAQKRRQWDRMDGKGEKIRGYDWVDVIKHLSQTGGAPSS; encoded by the exons ATGAATTCCGAAAATCaagaagaggaactggaaGTCCTCAGATCCATTTATGAAGGAGATGGGAATTTTAGGGAATTGAGTCCCAAGTCATTCCAGTAtaag TATGGGACAGAAGGTGATCCTCATTCCTTTGTGTTTGAAATTAGCTGGCCAGAATCATACCCAGAAACTTTGCCTGTCATCAATATGGATGCTTTTTACAACAAACACAT GAAAACTCGTGTGAAAGAAGATATTAGATCAAAGGTGTTAAAAGAAGCAGATGTTAATATTGGTTCAGCTATGACCTACACACTAATTGAATGGGTGAAAGAAAACTTAGAAGAATTAATGGTTGACCAACCTTCAACTATGGATGCATCTCTTAATCTTGCCATTTTAGATATTGAAGAGAAG GTTGAACACTTGTGCAAAGACAATAAAGAACGCCGTTCTGGTCTTACCAAAGCACAAAAAAGACGACAGTGGGATCGAATGGATGgtaagggagaaaaaataagggGTTATGATTGGGTTGACGTTATCAAACATTTATCTCAAACTGGAGGAGCCCCATCTTCATAa